A section of the Verrucomicrobium sp. GAS474 genome encodes:
- a CDS encoding nitroreductase family protein, producing MSLPLPLPLSDAIHQRRSVKSFKPDAIPAEILEQVITLTLAAPSSFNLQPWRIVVVDDPAQKEALAEVCWKQKQITQAPAVFVFAVDLKGWEKTLPATFDEARRLGAWPEKVIEFFGGAIPGFQHGLEANGLIREYTIKDALIAATHTALAAESLGLGSCFMNGWTEDGVKKVIGAEGNPDIAIALVLPVGYPAEVPKFSGRLPASQTVFKNRLS from the coding sequence ATGAGCCTTCCCCTCCCGCTACCGCTCTCCGACGCCATCCACCAGCGCCGTTCCGTGAAGAGCTTCAAGCCCGACGCGATCCCCGCCGAGATCCTCGAGCAGGTCATTACCCTCACCCTCGCCGCGCCGAGCAGCTTCAACCTCCAGCCCTGGCGCATCGTCGTCGTCGACGATCCGGCCCAGAAGGAAGCCCTCGCCGAGGTCTGCTGGAAGCAGAAGCAGATCACCCAGGCCCCCGCCGTCTTCGTCTTCGCCGTCGATCTCAAGGGCTGGGAGAAGACCCTTCCCGCCACCTTCGACGAGGCCCGCCGCCTCGGCGCGTGGCCCGAGAAGGTCATCGAGTTCTTCGGCGGCGCGATCCCCGGCTTCCAGCACGGCCTGGAGGCCAACGGCCTCATCCGGGAATACACCATCAAGGACGCCCTCATCGCCGCCACCCACACCGCCCTCGCGGCGGAGAGCCTCGGCCTCGGCTCCTGCTTCATGAACGGCTGGACCGAGGATGGCGTGAAGAAAGTGATCGGCGCGGAGGGCAACCCCGACATCGCCATCGCCCTCGTCCTCCCCGTCGGCTATCCCGCCGAGGTCCCGAAGTTCAGCGGCCGCCTCCCCGCCTCCCAGACGGTCTTCAAAAACCGGTTGAGCTAA
- a CDS encoding DUF5069 domain-containing protein: MSTNHSPRFLQLVETALARVPEIGVEEAAFLSKKGDAHLVDVREESEWNALHASGAIHLSKGTIERDIEKRLPDTDTAILLYCGGGYRSALAGESLMRMGYKNVRSVAGGWRAWTEANLPTTRQPEVLPRSPYEKLGGIVHLPRLIDKARYYPAGKLPGYNYLTTGFDKFLLDFLCLEGKAFEKIAQDAGSDEEVLSRLRQHVGPAWPGSHAVAEFNERLSRRKPDTADKQAKFDQTRASLPATRRRVETHFDLIDLEEGRFKEQL, translated from the coding sequence ATGTCCACGAACCACAGCCCCCGTTTTCTCCAGCTTGTCGAAACCGCCCTTGCCCGCGTCCCCGAGATCGGGGTCGAGGAAGCCGCCTTTCTCTCCAAAAAAGGCGACGCCCACCTCGTCGACGTCCGCGAGGAGAGCGAATGGAACGCCCTCCACGCCTCCGGCGCGATCCACCTGAGCAAGGGGACGATCGAGCGCGACATCGAGAAGCGCCTCCCCGACACCGACACCGCCATCCTCCTCTACTGCGGCGGCGGCTACCGTTCCGCCCTCGCCGGGGAAAGCCTGATGCGGATGGGGTACAAGAACGTCCGCTCCGTTGCGGGCGGCTGGCGGGCCTGGACGGAGGCCAATCTTCCCACCACGCGCCAGCCCGAGGTCCTGCCCCGCAGCCCCTACGAGAAGCTCGGAGGCATCGTCCACCTCCCCCGCCTCATCGACAAGGCCCGCTACTATCCCGCCGGGAAGCTCCCCGGCTACAACTACCTCACCACCGGCTTCGACAAGTTCCTCCTCGACTTCCTCTGCCTCGAAGGGAAAGCCTTCGAGAAGATCGCCCAGGACGCCGGGAGCGACGAGGAAGTCCTCAGCCGCCTCCGCCAGCACGTCGGCCCCGCGTGGCCCGGCAGCCACGCCGTCGCCGAGTTCAACGAGCGCCTCTCCCGCCGCAAGCCCGACACGGCCGACAAGCAGGCGAAGTTCGACCAGACCCGCGCCAGCCTCCCCGCCACGCGCCGCCGCGTCGAAACCCACTTCGACCTGATCGACCTCGAGGAAGGCCGCTTCAAGGAACAGCTCTAA